The following are from one region of the Theropithecus gelada isolate Dixy chromosome 6, Tgel_1.0, whole genome shotgun sequence genome:
- the LOC112626731 gene encoding uncharacterized protein LOC112626731 produces MLKLSTIPQVFFHLPVTNLTPLGPQLESDIWRHEQILTFRSSGAPLVATFGCMWLGHQQIQGPRAWIICETPGSYLVRLTCSNCIVDWAQTFAEVTNVSNCWICTTLPGAVADGLPWHKHSASAEKWTWLETLIPMADTWNATRQAADKGCCKTHGMPGP; encoded by the exons ATGTTGAAACTGTCCACAATTCCTCAAGTGTTTTTCCATCTACCTGTCACTAACCTGACTCCCCTTGGACCTCAGTTAGAATCTGACATTTGGCGTCATGAACAGATCCTGAC ATTTAGAAGCAGTGGCGCCCCTCTTGTGGCAACATTTGGCTGCATGTGGTTGGGCCATCAGCAAATCCAAGGTCCAAGGGCCTGGATTATCTGCGAGACTCCTGGGAGTTATCTGGTCAG GTTAACATGCTCCAACTGCATTGTGGACTGGGCCCAGACCTTTGCTGAAGTGACCAATGTTTCCAACTGTTGGATCTGCACCACCCTTCCAGGAGCAGTTGCAGATGGCTTGCCTTGGCACAAACATTCAGCATCTGCAGAGAAATGGACATGGCTGGAGACTTTGATTCCCATGGCCGACACCTGGAATGCAACACGGCAAGCTGCAGACAAAGGATGCTGCAAGACCCACGGCATGCCCGGCCCCTGA